In the Advenella kashmirensis WT001 genome, one interval contains:
- a CDS encoding four-carbon acid sugar kinase family protein: MKPQIAIIADDLTGAGDSAVQFVRCGWETQLYVGGSEEAFALGDMQAQVVSVNSNSRAMAPQAAAQAVAREMQTFRKHGVRHVFKKVDSTLRGAFAAEIEAARQQWHENAIAVVCPAYPATGRTLENGVLLVNGTPVTETSAGTDPVTPVMESSVPVMLDCDLVSPTQDDTPATLAQKIGGCGPIVVVDASTDADLKRLAQAIVMLGERALPVGAGGLAMAMAAAWASDPASGDIVLAVVTSQHSATRAQVVALQEYGATVLTPEPLVLGDDGLWQSWQQAMLEQITRSGEASRILVLLAPARQVPDLTSAMVARRLGQSALAIVGTGKVRGLIATGGDGAEQVMSALQATGIRLIDEVSGGVPLGTLIGGEFAGMPIVTKAGGFGAENVLIQAAETLTERKFK, encoded by the coding sequence ATGAAGCCGCAGATAGCGATCATTGCGGATGATCTGACCGGGGCGGGAGATTCCGCCGTGCAGTTCGTACGCTGTGGCTGGGAAACGCAGTTGTATGTTGGCGGTTCCGAAGAGGCCTTTGCGCTGGGCGATATGCAGGCCCAAGTGGTCTCGGTTAACAGCAACAGCCGCGCCATGGCGCCGCAGGCAGCAGCCCAGGCGGTTGCCCGCGAAATGCAGACCTTTCGCAAGCATGGCGTGCGTCATGTATTCAAGAAAGTAGATTCCACTTTGCGTGGCGCATTCGCGGCGGAAATTGAAGCGGCCCGTCAGCAATGGCATGAGAATGCGATCGCCGTGGTGTGCCCGGCCTATCCGGCCACCGGCAGAACATTGGAAAATGGTGTTTTGCTGGTCAACGGCACCCCGGTGACAGAAACCTCGGCAGGAACTGATCCGGTCACACCCGTCATGGAAAGTTCCGTGCCGGTGATGCTGGACTGCGACCTGGTCAGCCCGACGCAAGACGATACGCCAGCCACGCTTGCACAAAAAATAGGCGGTTGTGGACCGATAGTGGTGGTCGATGCCAGTACAGATGCTGATCTGAAACGCCTCGCACAGGCTATTGTGATGCTTGGCGAACGTGCGCTGCCGGTAGGCGCTGGTGGACTGGCAATGGCGATGGCAGCTGCGTGGGCCAGCGACCCTGCTTCAGGCGACATTGTTCTGGCCGTGGTGACCTCACAACACAGTGCCACGCGCGCGCAGGTGGTGGCGCTGCAAGAGTATGGTGCGACGGTGCTGACACCCGAGCCGCTGGTGCTGGGTGACGATGGCCTATGGCAGTCATGGCAGCAAGCGATGCTTGAGCAGATCACACGTTCGGGCGAGGCCAGCCGAATTCTGGTGCTACTGGCGCCGGCCCGCCAGGTGCCCGATCTGACCTCTGCCATGGTTGCCCGGCGTCTTGGGCAGTCTGCGCTGGCGATTGTGGGTACCGGCAAGGTGCGCGGACTGATTGCTACCGGTGGCGACGGTGCAGAGCAGGTGATGTCTGCTTTGCAGGCGACCGGGATTCGATTGATTGATGAAGTGTCCGGAGGCGTTCCTTTGGGCACGCTGATTGGCGGCGAATTTGCCGGCATGCCGATTGTGACCAAGGCCGGTGGCTTTGGTGCGGAAAATGTTTTGATTCAGGCTGCAGAAACCCTGACGGAAAGGAAATTCAAATGA
- a CDS encoding 2-keto-3-deoxygluconate permease: protein MTQERSIFPMFQTMQKIPGGLMLIPLILGSILGTFAPEALGIGSFTTALFKNSALPLIALLIFATGTQVNMRTGGPILATAGTILFCKTLIPASLIVLLGSFVGIDGVWGISILALLAAFDNSNGGLWLAFTGQYGDARDRGAYVASAVNDGPFFSLLFLGASGLGDIPLIALVAALVPFLLGVLVGNLDVQWRKVLDPVPNIVIPFFAFALGTGINLSAIVSGGTTGIILGFLISPITGFLVYMGYKFILRRGGKSGIGFAAGTTAGNAIATPAIVAAADPRFQVYVETATAQVAACVLISSIMAPLLASYFLKKSGELKPVDDGISGVAETAGEPAKL, encoded by the coding sequence ATGACACAAGAGCGTTCAATATTTCCCATGTTCCAAACCATGCAGAAAATCCCTGGTGGATTGATGCTTATTCCCCTGATTCTGGGTTCGATACTGGGGACATTTGCCCCCGAAGCCCTTGGCATCGGCAGTTTCACCACTGCGTTGTTTAAAAACAGCGCCTTGCCGCTGATTGCATTGCTGATTTTCGCTACCGGTACGCAGGTCAATATGCGCACCGGCGGCCCGATCCTGGCAACTGCGGGCACCATTCTTTTTTGCAAAACGCTTATTCCGGCCAGCCTGATTGTGCTGCTGGGCAGCTTTGTTGGTATTGACGGCGTGTGGGGAATCTCTATCCTGGCACTGCTGGCTGCATTCGATAACAGTAACGGCGGCCTGTGGCTGGCGTTTACCGGGCAGTATGGCGATGCCCGGGATCGGGGCGCCTATGTGGCCAGCGCCGTGAACGACGGACCGTTTTTCAGTCTGCTGTTCCTGGGCGCTTCGGGTCTGGGCGATATTCCTTTAATCGCGCTTGTCGCGGCGTTGGTGCCGTTCCTGCTGGGCGTGCTGGTTGGTAACCTTGACGTGCAATGGCGCAAGGTGCTGGATCCCGTGCCTAATATTGTGATCCCGTTTTTTGCCTTTGCACTGGGTACCGGCATCAACCTGTCGGCGATCGTCAGTGGCGGCACGACCGGCATTATTCTGGGCTTTCTGATCAGTCCCATTACCGGCTTCCTGGTTTACATGGGGTACAAGTTCATCCTGCGACGCGGCGGAAAAAGCGGTATTGGCTTTGCTGCCGGCACGACCGCTGGCAATGCGATTGCAACACCGGCCATTGTTGCGGCGGCCGATCCACGCTTTCAGGTCTATGTTGAGACCGCGACTGCACAGGTTGCGGCATGCGTGCTGATCAGCTCAATCATGGCCCCCTTGCTGGCTTCTTATTTCCTGAAAAAATCCGGTGAATTAAAGCCGGTAGATGATGGTATCTCGGGCGTTGCTGAGACTGCCGGGGAACCTGCGAAGTTATGA
- a CDS encoding IclR family transcriptional regulator domain-containing protein, with translation MISNNRFSEDREENERDIFCYGCAILDKHARPVACISISIPLFRIAADRRKTYIEPLMDACKVLSQKLRLLDIDA, from the coding sequence GTGATATCGAACAACAGGTTTTCGGAAGATCGTGAAGAGAATGAGCGTGATATTTTTTGCTACGGCTGCGCCATTCTGGACAAACATGCCCGTCCGGTAGCGTGTATCAGCATCAGTATTCCCCTGTTTCGCATTGCGGCTGATCGTCGCAAAACATATATTGAACCGCTCATGGACGCGTGTAAAGTCCTGTCGCAGAAGCTGCGGTTGCTGGATATTGACGCCTGA
- a CDS encoding IclR family transcriptional regulator — protein MTITTSSQGKAGQPVAGTASFSKFMRVLDAIAGNAGPGVTIQDLSVSVGYPKPTLYRIVDALLAEGLIINKGGQLFGLGPRLISLASQALESSDLRKVCREQLMALRDQTGETVHLAVPVNGAMTYIDKLESLQAVRMNSRLGSQVTFYSSSVGKAYLAALKDDAHRRQLVSAITFEKFTDNTLPGAQPLYQEIRDIEQQVFGRS, from the coding sequence ATGACAATAACGACTTCCTCGCAGGGCAAGGCTGGCCAGCCGGTAGCGGGCACCGCTTCATTTTCCAAATTCATGCGCGTACTGGATGCCATCGCAGGCAACGCAGGGCCAGGTGTCACGATCCAGGATCTGAGCGTATCGGTGGGCTACCCCAAGCCAACGCTATACCGAATCGTGGATGCCCTGCTGGCCGAAGGCCTGATTATCAATAAAGGCGGGCAATTGTTTGGTCTGGGGCCGCGCCTGATCAGCCTGGCCAGCCAGGCCCTGGAAAGCTCCGACCTGCGTAAGGTTTGTCGGGAGCAGTTGATGGCGCTGCGCGATCAGACCGGCGAAACCGTTCACCTGGCCGTACCGGTCAATGGTGCGATGACCTATATCGACAAACTTGAAAGCCTGCAGGCGGTACGCATGAATTCCCGGCTGGGCAGCCAGGTCACCTTTTATTCAAGTTCAGTTGGCAAGGCGTATCTTGCTGCGCTCAAGGATGATGCGCACAGGCGCCAACTTGTCAGCGCGATCACATTTGAAAAATTCACAGACAATACACTGCCTGGCGCCCAACCGCTTTATCAGGAAATTCGTGATATCGAACAACAGGTTTTCGGAAGATCGTGA
- a CDS encoding SDR family NAD(P)-dependent oxidoreductase, with product MNNKANYDFSHRTAVVTGGSSGIGLDIAQRLLAAGAKVTVWDLKPPPQALQEQGMQFNAVDVCDNGSVQDACNKVVASCGPIDMLVNCAGFAGSTLPLEQTDPQEWQRVIAVNLLGVYNTCRAAVPVMKQAQAARIVNIASLAGKEGTPNASAYSAAKAAVLALTKSLGKELAHTQVRVNAIAPAAINTTLLQQMSPAHVQTMIDKSPMKRLGECEEVSELTLWLLSASCSFSTGAVFDLSGGRATY from the coding sequence ATGAATAATAAAGCCAATTATGATTTTTCACACCGCACAGCCGTCGTGACCGGCGGCAGCAGCGGGATCGGCCTGGATATTGCGCAGCGCCTGTTGGCTGCCGGGGCCAAAGTGACTGTCTGGGATTTGAAGCCGCCGCCGCAAGCCTTGCAGGAGCAGGGCATGCAGTTTAATGCGGTTGACGTTTGTGATAACGGTTCTGTCCAGGACGCGTGTAATAAAGTGGTTGCCAGTTGCGGGCCTATCGATATGCTGGTCAATTGTGCCGGATTCGCCGGTTCTACATTGCCGCTGGAACAGACCGATCCGCAGGAATGGCAACGGGTGATTGCCGTCAATCTGCTGGGGGTCTATAACACGTGTCGGGCGGCCGTCCCTGTGATGAAGCAGGCACAGGCAGCGCGCATCGTCAATATTGCCTCGCTGGCTGGCAAGGAGGGCACGCCAAACGCCTCTGCCTATAGCGCGGCCAAAGCGGCGGTGCTGGCGCTAACCAAATCACTGGGCAAGGAACTGGCGCACACCCAGGTCCGTGTCAACGCCATTGCGCCTGCAGCGATTAATACGACGCTGTTGCAGCAGATGTCGCCGGCACATGTACAAACCATGATCGATAAAAGTCCGATGAAGCGGCTGGGCGAATGTGAAGAAGTGTCCGAACTCACACTCTGGCTGCTGTCCGCATCATGTTCGTTCAGCACAGGTGCCGTGTTTGATCTTTCCGGCGGTCGCGCCACCTATTGA
- a CDS encoding tripartite tricarboxylate transporter substrate binding protein codes for MIVLNKSGAGGAVGWKYVLNQKPDGYTLAVVTGEFVTLPLLNLFDRSYKDFTPLVQLNADPTTLVVHNDSPYKSVEDFLAAAKKNPDGMNVGTPGTGAVYDVALSAFEVKSGTKVTHVPYPGSGPSLLALLGKQVDAVATSPAEAAEYVRSGKMRLLVVMNEERVPEFKDVPTAKEKGIDVSYGTWRGVAGPKNMPADAVRVLKDAFEKVAQDPELIKSIRQQNLGYVYADGEAFAQKMAKETEGYSKVLKELDIK; via the coding sequence ATGATCGTGCTTAACAAGTCTGGCGCGGGCGGCGCGGTGGGGTGGAAGTATGTGCTCAACCAGAAGCCGGATGGCTATACCCTGGCCGTGGTAACCGGCGAGTTTGTGACATTGCCCCTGCTTAATCTGTTTGATCGCTCTTACAAGGATTTCACGCCGCTGGTTCAATTGAATGCGGATCCAACAACCCTTGTGGTGCACAATGATTCGCCCTATAAATCTGTAGAGGATTTCCTGGCAGCCGCCAAGAAAAATCCTGATGGCATGAACGTGGGAACCCCGGGCACGGGCGCCGTTTACGACGTTGCACTTAGTGCGTTCGAGGTCAAGTCAGGCACCAAGGTAACGCATGTCCCTTATCCCGGATCGGGTCCGTCGCTGCTGGCATTGCTGGGTAAGCAGGTAGATGCCGTGGCCACCAGTCCCGCTGAAGCGGCCGAATATGTTCGTAGCGGCAAAATGCGCCTGCTGGTAGTAATGAACGAGGAGCGCGTGCCTGAGTTCAAGGATGTGCCGACAGCAAAAGAAAAAGGGATTGACGTCTCCTATGGTACCTGGCGCGGCGTTGCCGGCCCGAAAAATATGCCGGCCGACGCGGTCAGGGTGCTTAAGGACGCATTTGAGAAAGTGGCACAGGATCCTGAACTGATCAAGTCCATCAGACAGCAGAATCTGGGCTATGTGTATGCGGATGGCGAGGCATTTGCGCAGAAAATGGCTAAGGAAACTGAAGGATATAGCAAGGTTCTGAAAGAATTGGATATCAAGTAA
- a CDS encoding extra-cytoplasmic solute receptor family protein 37 yields MIYHRRALLASLIACAGLATVPTLAAAADAYPAQPITLVVPFQPGGGTDAVARSFAKPLKSTFPKV; encoded by the coding sequence ATGATCTACCATCGTCGTGCCTTGCTGGCCTCACTGATTGCCTGTGCCGGCCTGGCCACCGTTCCCACCCTGGCTGCCGCGGCAGATGCCTATCCTGCCCAGCCCATTACACTTGTGGTTCCGTTTCAACCTGGCGGTGGCACCGATGCCGTTGCCCGCAGTTTTGCCAAGCCGCTGAAAAGCACTTTCCCAAAGGTATGA